One Natator depressus isolate rNatDep1 chromosome 3, rNatDep2.hap1, whole genome shotgun sequence DNA segment encodes these proteins:
- the HS3ST5 gene encoding heparan sulfate glucosamine 3-O-sulfotransferase 5 has protein sequence MLFKQQALLRQKLFVLGSLAIGSLLYLVARVGSLDRLQPICPIDDRLRPHGQDEIPLRALQFKRGLLHEFRKGNATKEQIRLHNLVQQLPKAIIIGVRKGGTRALLEMLNLHPAVVKASQEIHFFDNDENYAKGIEWYRKKMPFSYPHQITIEKSPAYFITEEVPERIYKMNSSIKLLIIVREPTTRAISDYTQVLEGKERKNKTYYKFEKLAIDPNTCEVNTKYKAVRTSIYTKHLERWLKYFPIEQFHIVDGDRLITEPLPELQLVEKFLNLPPRISQYNLYFNATRGFYCLRFNIVFNKCLAGSKGRIHPEVDSSVITKLRKFFHPFNQKFYQIIGRTFNWP, from the exons ATGCTATTCAAACAGCAGGCGTTGCTGAGACAGAAGCTCTTTGTGCTAGGCAGCCTTGCTATTGGAAGTCTCCTATATCTAGTTGCCAGAGTTGGGAGCTTGGATAG GCTGCAGCCCATTTGTCCCATTGATGATCGACTTCGACCCCATGGCCAAGACGAGATCCCACTCCGAGCTCTGCAGTTCAAGCGTGGGCTGCTACATGAGTTCCGTAAGGGCAACGCCACTAAGGAGCAAATCCGACTTCACAATTTGGTTCAGCAGCTCCCTAAGGCCATTATAATTGGGGTGAGGAAAGGAGGCACCCGTGCACTGCTTGAGATGCTGAACCTCCATCCTGCAGTGGTCAAAGCTTCTCAAGAAATTCACTTCTTTGATAACGACGAGAACTATGCCAAGGGTATTGAATGGTACaggaaaaaaatgcctttttcttACCCTCATCAAATAACAATTGAGAAAAGCCCTGCATATTTTATCACAGAGGAGGTACCTGAAAGGATTTATAAAATGAACTCATCCATCAAATTACTGATCATTGTCAGGGAACCCACAACAAGAGCTATTTCTGATTACACTCaggtgctggaggggaaggaaagaaagaataaAACCTACTACAAATTTGAGAAGCTGGCTATTGATCCTAATACCTGCGAAGTGAACACTAAGTATAAGGCAGTGAGAACCAGCATCTACACAAAACATCTGGAGAGATGGTTAAAATACTTTCCAATCGAGCAGTTTCATATTGTAGATGGAGATCGGCTCATTACAGAACCACTGCCAGAACTCCAGCTGGTGGAGAAGTTCCTAAATCTTCCTCCAAGGATAAGTCAGTACAATTTATACTTCAATGCCACCAGAGGGTTTTACTGCTTGCGATTTAACATTGTCTTTAACAAGTGCCTGGCGGGTAGCAAGGGACGCATTCATCCAGAGGTGGATTCCTCTGTCATTACCAAATTGCGCAAGTTCTTTCACCCTTTTAATCAAAAATTTTACCAGATCATTGGGAGGACATTTAACTGGCCCTAA